One segment of Hippopotamus amphibius kiboko isolate mHipAmp2 chromosome 2, mHipAmp2.hap2, whole genome shotgun sequence DNA contains the following:
- the LOC130846417 gene encoding 60S ribosomal protein L39-like: MSSHKTFRIKRFLAKKEKQNQPIPQWICIKTGNKIRNNSKRSHWRRTKPSL, from the coding sequence ATGTCTTCTCACAAGACTTTCAGGATCAAGAGATTCCTGGccaagaaagagaagcagaatcaACCCATTCCCCAATGGATTTGCATAAAAACTGGTAATAAAATCAGGAACAACTCCAAGAGAAGCCATTGGAGAAGAACCAAGCCAAGTCTATAG